One window of the Xiphophorus couchianus chromosome 12, X_couchianus-1.0, whole genome shotgun sequence genome contains the following:
- the c8h22orf15 gene encoding uncharacterized protein C22orf15, which produces MFVTVLFGDGRMEMLNLNCKLVNFIHHLKEKCGLDFKERVELMDSGGRVMNLEPLQHSGAPAGSVLAARRLYVLLRVCQGNEESGDCKYVSLLNNTESHPEFTELVRKLSNPNQETERNARRLRTQRSKNISTDRNKKS; this is translated from the exons ATGTTTGTCACTGTCCTGTTTGGAG ACGGCAGGATGGAAATGTTAAACCTAAACTGTAAACTGGTCAACTTCATCCATCACCTGAAGGAAAAGTGTGGCCTGGACTTCAAAG AGCGCGTGGAGCTGATGGACAGCGGGGGCCGCGTGATGAACCTGGAGCCGCTGCAGCACAGCGGGGCCCCGGCCGGCAGCGTGCTGGCAGCCAGGCGGCTCTACGTCCTCCTGCGGGTCTGCC AAGGAAATGAAGAATCGGGGGATTGCAAATATGTCTCTCTCCTGAACAACACCGAGAGCCACCCGGAGTTTACAG AACTGGTGAGGAAACTATCAAATCCCAAccaagagacagagagaaatgcCAGAAGGTTGCGGACACAGAGGAGTAAAAACATCTCAACTGACAGGAATaagaaatcttaa
- the upb1 gene encoding beta-ureidopropionase, with protein sequence MSACEFESLEKSLESHLPEAELAEVKRLLFGRETPKLALPSCAVEAAAERRFELKGYTFDAAQEQLRPPRRVRVGLVQHRIVLPTDAPILDQVGATHSRVGEIVEVAAMCGVNVICFQETWTMPFAFCTREKEPWTEFAESAEEGNTTRFCQELAKKYNMVVISPILEREELHSTLWNTAVVISNSGSVLGKSRKNHIPRVGDFNESTYYMEGDTGHTVFQTQFGKLAVNICYGRHHPLNWFMYSMNGAEIIFNPSATVGALSEPMWPIEARNAAIANHCFTCAINRVGTEHFKSEFTSGDGKKAHHDFGHFYGSSYVAGPDGSRTPGLSRTRDGLLVVELDLNLNRQVSDKWSFKMTGRYAEYAEKLGEAVRPDFKPKLIKE encoded by the exons ATGTCCGCATGTGAGTTTGAGTCGCTGGAGAAATCTCTGGAGTCCCACCTTCCGGAGGCCGAGCTGGCGGAAGTGAAACGTCTCCTGTTCGGGAGAGAAACGCC GAAGTTGGCTCTCCCATCCTGCGCCGTGGAAGCTGCAGCCGAGCGCCGGTTTGAGCTGAAAGGCTACACGTTTGACGCCGCGCAGGAGCAGCTGAGGCCGCCCAGAAGAGTCCGAGTGGGCCTGGTTCAGCACCGCATCGTCCTGCCTACCGACGCCCCCATCCTGGACCAG GTCGGCGCCACGCACAGCCGCGTCGGGGAGATCGTGGAGGTAGCCGCCATGTGTGGCGTTAACGTCATCTGCTTCCAGGAGACCTGGA CCATGCCGTTTGCTTTCTGCACTCGGGAGAAAGAGCCGTGGACGGAGTTTGCAGAGTCTGCAGAGGAAGGGAACACCACGCGGTTCTGCCAGGAG CTTGCCAAAAAATACAACATGGTGGTCATCTCCCCAATTCTTGAGCGAGAGGAGCTGCACAGCACTCTGTGGAACACAGCGGTGGTGATCTCCAATTCAGGAAGCGTGCTGGGGAAGAGTCGGAAGAACCACATTCCCAGGGTCGGAGACTTTAACGAG TCCACGTATTACATGGAGGGCGACACGGGCCACACGGTGTTCCAGACGCAGTTCGGGAAGCTCGCTGTGAATATCTGCTACGGGCGCCACCACCCACTCAACTGGTTCATGTACAGCATGAACGGAGCGGAGATCATCTTCAACCCCTCTGCCACCGTTGGAGCTCTCAG TGAGCCCATGTGGCCGATCGAGGCCAGGAACGCAGCGATAGCCAATCACTGCTTTACGTGTGCCATCAACCGTGTTGGGACA GAACACTTCAAAAGTGAATTCACATCTGGAGATGGAAAGAAAG CTCACCATGACTTTGGTCACTTCTATGGGTCCAGTTATGTGGCTGGTCCTGACGGCAGCCGCACGCCGGGCCTCTCCAGGACCCGTGACGGACTGCTGGTGGTGGAGCTGGATCTGAACCTCAACAGACAAGTCAGCGACAAATGGAGCTTTAAG ATGACTGGGCGGTATGCAGAGTACGCAGAAAAACTGGGAGAGGCTGTAAGACCTGACTTCAAACCCAAATTAATAAAGGAGTAG